The Apus apus isolate bApuApu2 chromosome 4, bApuApu2.pri.cur, whole genome shotgun sequence genome contains the following window.
AATGTTCTCTGGAAGACTCATTTGCTTGCTAGAATTTTCAGTCACGTTGTGCTTGAAAATTTTAGCTTGCTTTTTGAATGCCTGCCAACAAAAACAGCACTTGGAAGATATTAATCTTTTAGCCTACTACAAGGATACGAGCAGCTAAGATTTCTCCTTGCTTCATACATGCTATCTAAATTGTAGGGAAATGTTATAAATTCACACAACCAGCCTTGTAGGATGAACCACGTTTCTTACATCAAGACGTATTTTGCAGGTGGAACAATTTTTATCTGAACTTCTCCCAGGTCTGCCAACTGCTTTTTGCCTAGTGAGAAATATGGAGCATGGAGTAATGGGATTAGGAAATATAATCATCCCTTTCTAAGGCAGACTTGTTGCTTCAggattctcttttttttcccctccccctcatGTCAGCTTCAGCAAGGGGTGCCACAGCAGTGtaaagaggaggagagagatgtAGCTGGTGCAGGTGGTGACTCTCACAGCCAGGCTTTTTGCATTGCAGTTGTTGTAGTAGCAGCAGTGAACGCTCATTCCGGGTGCTCTGGATCCATCCCTCTTTGCCCGCTCGCAGAAGGACCGGAACGAGCAGGACTTCATCATGCCACCTAGAAGAGAGCCACACAGAACCTAAATGGCACTGCAAGTACATGgtctcccacccctccctgcagcccctcaaCACCAACCTGACCACCCCACACTGAGCAACAACATTCTCTCTGGCTGCTCTTCACAGGTCAATTAATACAATTACATCAGATCACGGCACAATAACAAGCACCTGCTTAAGTGAAAGAATCATAGTTTATCTTAAATGCAACTGATGCAGTTTAAATATCTCTGAGTGTGCCCAAGTGCACTGCCTTGTTAGCTTCTTTTCTGTCCTAATTGCCAtgtaagtaattttatttaaaaatgacaAACTTAGGTAAGAAGTGATCAATacttcaaatgcttttttactCTGGGACAGCTCATCATGGCACCCTGACAAATCCCAGTGGGATTAAGTATCAGATTGCTGCTAAACCAATACAGTTAGGGATTGAGATTTATTAATAGGGTTTATTTTGCGAGGAAACATTcacctttcttcttctccttagCTTACTATGTACTCTTCTCTTTCCAACATGGTTAGTTATTGcgattattaaaaatgtaatgagTCTGAACTGTTTGTGGCCACTCACTTGCTTGTCCTCTAATGATCGCACACGCATCCGAATGCCCTGGACATTGCTGAGTTCCTTGTCTGTTACAGTCTTCATCACTGGAACCTACACAGGTGTAACACTGCAGTGCTTCACCTggcattaaggaaaaaaagaccacaGAACAGTCATGTTTGgagtttacaaaaaaatactgtaaaatatcGTTTGAAGCACATGCAACAAACtacaaaaaggttttaaaaaaccTCTGATGACTCTGCAAATCctattaattttcctttatcagAAGTGGTCCAGATACAGATTTTAAAGATCAAAAAAATCAGCCATATATTACTTAGCTGTTACAATTTGCACTGAAAATAATCCAAGAACATCTGATGTTCTGCAATTGCATCCACACCTTCCTACAGCCATTTCAGAGCAGAGTCCACTCTGTCAAATTTAAGTatcagtttttttttccccatctgtcATGATCTTTGGTCCACAGTGCCCTGAAACAGTACATAAGATCCATATATCATTTTCTCCTAAAGTATCAATTCAGCTGAGAGGCACAACAGGATATCTTAaaagagttttgcttttgtttgaacATTACAAGGGTAACTTGagcctctttcttttccttgctccAAGCTAGGTGGTATTTTCAAAGGCAAGCATGAAtctgaaatgtgtttaaaaCACCGTACTTCAAACATGCAGAGCAGAAGGCACATTTGCTGTCGACAGGGACAAGTGCATTTAAATTTGTTAGCATATCTATTTATCTTTACATTCCATAGCAGAGGGGCGATGCCAGTGCTGCCAGCCAGGTCCACAAAACCATCCCATACCAAACCTAGGAGAGACCCCAACAGCAAAGGGACACAGCCACGCCTGAAgtaggaaatgaaaaggaaagaaaagggagtTGACTTACTTTTGAGTACAAAAAGGGAGCTGACAAGAACCAGGCTGAAGACTGTCCACATCGTGGAGACACAAGAGATGCACCATTAGCCCAAGAGAGCAATTAGTTTGCTGTTAAAGCCTTAATGCTTATCTTACATACCTAATCCTCTGCAGAGGATAACTTACAAGATAAAGAGGTGTGTGAGAATGCTTCTTATCTAGCTTATTCTGGTTGTACTCCTAATCACACGTACTTCATCTCCACAAACCCTGCAGGGAAATTCTTCCAgtggcaggaggaagaaaaggtaaCCACCTTTCAGGGACAGATATCCTTAAAAACCACCATGCCTTCATCACAGCCTCTGACTCATGCAAACAGTCTCAGTATATTTCCCTGTGGGATTGGCTGGATCAGGGGCAGAGTATTAAACATTTTGGAGGATTAAGCCTATGCTTGAGAGCTGAGTGCTCCAAATCTAGCACGTATAGATACTTACAGAGAGCAAGAAGCAGCCATGGGTGTGTGCACACAAGTAGCCTATTCTGTGAGGTGatccatggagctgctggatctGGTGTTGCACGTGGAGCAAGCAAGTGGAGAACATAAAACTGAGCCATACTTATCTTCAACTTCCAAcgaaaaaatttatttacaataGAGAATTTCATTTGTGacatgcattttcttcttctttttttttttttccattttatattttattttacaaatcaGCAAATGCAGATAAAGTTTACACTCCTTAAGGCAAGAGTCCCCATGCAAGTAATACATGTTTATATTAAATCCAAAAGACATCCAACATGGGAACTCATGTACAAAGGGAAGGCTAGGATCAGCAATTTGTAATTTCTTAGAGAACTTGACAATCTCCCTGATACAGGAACTTTGAGATCAACTTGCTATGAATTATACTATGAAAATGCAAACAATAGCAAGAAATTCTGATAGTCATCTTAGTACTGCATACAATTAAATcaactttatttagaaagaaaatacagtagtGCATACgaaaaagtgaaaatataacCTGTCCACATAAATGTATGGACATCAGTGTGCCAATGGTCATATTGCACTCAGTATTGAAGTCCAGAAATTTGGTTCAAAGTTAGCTTTTCCCCATCTTGGCAATCAGTTCATCACAAATCTTTGTTAATTCTTCTATCTCtttattctggaaaacaaaaggcaatTATTGAGAATTAGGAAAAATACCGTTGCATTAAgagttgttttaaaattgatCCAACCTTTGGGAGAAGTGTGGGACAATTAAGCTTCCTCCAGTACTGATGACAGAACGTCTATGCCTACTTGAGAGATCTACAGAGTTATAGAATCATACACAGTACAACTACGTATGGTGCATTCAAAGGATATGTTAACTTACTTCCACATACAGTTCCTCCCACTTCAACAGATACAATTTAGCACTCCAGCAGACAGCTTTGCTGCAGTCATTCCCAGCACATGATAATAACACACAGTGTACATTTCCTTCTaggctgcatttttattttcacccTGTTTTCCTCTCAGCAAGGCTGAGCTGTGCTATACTTAAAACAAGCTCCTTTGCTGAGCTGGAGAACATGGGATGTAAACAGGGATTTCCTTCAGCCACTCTTGCCCTAAGCTGTACAGATCTCTGTTGAAAATTTTGCCTGTGTTAACAGCAGAGGCACATAAGCTGGTGTTGGAGTTACAGCTAAAACTAAAAATGGAACCAAAAACTGAAAGAACTGGAACAAGCAGATCTCAAACCCAAGAACCAAAGCAACCCAAGGCCCTGTTAGGTACACACTGAGCTTTGACTGAGCCTGGGGCAGCCCTGAGCACTGGTCGAGGTTGAAGCCTGGCAGATGGGTCCATGTGCCACGTCCATGCACCATGCCCGGTGCACACAGTGGATTTTGTTGGAAGGTTTGGGCAATGCTGCTTGCTCTCTCTGGGGCCAGGGGGCTGCTGGGCCAGCTGGACGTGGCCTTCAGGCAGACCTTGGCTATGGTCTGAGCTCCAGAGGAGAACTGGATGCAGCCATGCTGGGCAGTGTCACTCAACTTCAGTCATCCCATTGAGTTCTGCATTAAAAGAGCTGACTTGCTTCTTACCTTTTGTTCCAGTGTTCTTTCCAATGCATCCACTTTGAGCTGCTCCTTACGAAGGCTGGCCTGATACGCTGCTTGCTCTTGCTGAGCCTTGCCTCTCACTTGTGCAATTTCAGCATTGGCTCtagaaaaacacagattttgGTCGTGTCAGGTTCTCTACAAGAAAGGGCAGGAGGTAATGAAGGATGGACTGCATCTTAACAGATGGGTGGTGAGGGCAGGGCTACCTTCTGCATGTCTTCAAAAATATTCTGAGACATGTTCCTAGAGACTTTTGATCGCTCCCTCTCTTGCTCAGCAGAGGCTGCAAAGTCTTTTCTTAATGTCTGTGTCATTCCCACCATGTTTCTCTCAGATACTGGTGCTGCACTCACAAATATCACTTAGGTTAAGGTGTTTTATGGCAGTTTCTAAACCTCATCTCCAGTTATTACAGACTagacacagctgggacaacAACTGGAAAGCAAATCCAAGTCTTGCTTTGTTTTAGGCACTGATCAATCCTAGTGGCATTTTTGAAACATCTCTTGGGTCCAGGGGACTGTAACATGAATCCTGAATATAATCTCTAGAAATGGTTAATTGGTCGTTATTTGGAAgcataggaaaaaatattaaaacaaccAGAGCTGCCTCTCTTAAGCCACAATCTGATGTTCACTTCTTAACAGTGGCATCAGGAGTTACTGCTCTGCACATCCAGCACGATCTTTGGTGCAGCTATTCCCCACCTCAAGTTGGGCTGATCTGGTTGAGGCAGCTGGTGTGAGGGAGAGAACACCTGACTGATTTCATGTCACataaaaacaactttaaagaaacatatgaaaaatgaagacatttaataaagacagaaatttaAGATGTTCTATACAGTCAGGAGCTGGAAGCAAGGCCAGCACATGGCAGGAATTATCATTCTGGCACTTCATTCCAGCCTCCATcacagagcagcctgtgctctGCATATTGCAGGAGCAGGTTTGGGATGCAAGGTCCAGCTGCAGCATGAGCTCCTGAAAAAAGGTATGTACAAGCAGTTACCTGTCCAGTTTTTCCTCAGCATGAATTTTGAGTGCTTGATACCTCTGCTCTTCCTTCTTCACTCGTGATAAATATTCCTGTGCGCATTTCTTTAACACTTCTTCATTCTTAAATGAGAAGATAACATTAAATTCAAGCCAAGAGGTTGAAGCGTAGGGCAGGTGCCCATTTGTGGGAGTCACATTCAGATATTTAAAGGATATTTATTTAAAGGAGGAGACTTTAAGATGACTCACCTTCCGAAACCCCTCCAatacttctttcattttttcgTATCTCCTGAAAAGATCTGCCAGGGATTTCTCCACTGAGTTCAGATCTGCCAGAGCTTGTTCCTTCTCCACTATCAGCTGCTGAACAGTGTGATGGGAGACAGATTTCTCTCTCTGTTCATCCTCTGTtggaaagaagaggaggaggaaaaaaaggccatTTTCAAAAGGGTAATAGTGGCAAGAACACCAGTTTCACTGTCATCTGCACTTTCTACTGCACTGGGCTCTATGGTGTGTATTGATCCAGAAAAGTCATTTTTACATAAAGACACAATCCTGGTGTGGAAAAAGATTGCTAAATACAGTGATATTGAAAGATTTTGATGTTGGGGGAAAATGTGAATACATCTCTGTCCTGATGGTTTATTTCACTCTGAATTCAGGTGTTCCCATGAAAAAGACAAGTGTCGGATTTCCCTTGTTTGCCTGAAGAGGCTCTAGCTGAAGGAAGGGACAATTATGCATATTACTAGCACTGGCAATGAATTATTTGCCATTGCTGATACATGCTTGTCATCTCCTGGCATCTCTTCTAATTCTGTACAAACAAGGCACTTTGTTTAATGGAATTCAGCTCTCAgtccattttttgttttgcaaactcTCATTCTTTGGATTGCTGCAGCAAGTGCCAGAAAGGAAATCTAACATTAAACAGAATTTCTAagttctgctctgcagaaaacaTCTTCCAAGCTTCTTCTGTGTATAGTTAAATTTGAGGAGGGATGGTGGGGAGAACACAACAGGAATCAAAATCCATATGGATGAGAACTTTTCGAAGGAACTGACCTAGTAATAAGTTGGAATACCCATATAACACTGGAAGAAAAGGTCTGGTATTATCTTACAAAACACTGCCTGTTTGCTTCATATTCTAAAATATGATTCTTGTGTCCATGTTTTAAGAGCTACTTTGAAtgacactgaaatgaaaagcagccCACAAAACATAGCATTTTTAtattactgttttcctttgtctATGATGGAAACTGAAACAAGGTAAGTTCTCCCATCTAAAAAGCATGGGGCATTTTAGAATATACAGCTGTTCACATTCAGAcctttatattttgaaatataaagaGCCAAACAAGAGTttagttttttatttgaatAGACACCTTCATCTGAATTAAGCATTTCATAGTGCTGGTTAGCTCTGAAAAGTCAAAGCTGGTACTTTCAATTCTTAAACAGATCTTTAGAAAAGGGGCATCTGATAATCTCAGGTAACGGTTAcagagaccccacctggaatactgtgtacagttctggtgccctcagcacaggaaagacatggaactgttggagagggtccagagaagagtcacaaagatgatcagagggctggagcagctctgctatgaagacaggctgagagagttggggctgttcagcctggagaagaaaaggctccagggaaaccttagagcaccttccagtgcctgaaggggctccaggaaagctggggaggggcttttcatcagaaaagacagtgataggacaaggggtaatggctttaaactgagagagaggagattgaagttagacatcaggaagtAATTctcactataagggtggtgaggaactggaatgggttgcccagggaggttgctgatgccccatccctggaggtttttaaggccaggttggacgaggttttgtgcaacctgatctagtggtggggttccctgctcatggcaggggggttggaacttggggatctttgaggtctcttccaaacttaatgattctacgattctatgatgCTAAGATCtaaatttaaaaccaaagtGGTTCAACACTACAGAAAACCAAAGCTGGCATCTGGCTGGAGGGAGACTGGAAGATCTATGTGATATTTTCTAAAACCATGATTAAGCTTGAAAAAGCTGCTTAGTGGAGCTACACTGCTCACAGGCTGCCAGTCAAATCTTGGTTAAGCAGTTACAGATACTTATTTCTAAAGGTATTTATGAGGTTAcgtgattaaaatattttaattaaatggctTCCACGTCTGCAACACACACAGTCCAGGGCTCAGCAACAATAGCAGCAGTATGCTCAGGGCTAACACTATCCAAACTGACAGAATCAGAGCACAGCAGATCCGCTTTCAGGCTCAGCTCAGTATTTACTTCCATTACTTAATGGGAATGCAGCAAAcagagaacaaaagcaaaagaaacgAAAAATGCCAAATGCGGGTGTGAAAGTTGGTGAAAAGCTTTACTTACCAGGcttgcctgttttgtttttgcaagcAAATAGCAAGAAGCAACAAAAACGGAAGCAAAATAGAAAATCAGGAATTGTTagggaagcagaaaaataagtaatGCAAACAACCTGTAATGCACAAAcatctgtttggttttcatAACAAGAACTTCACTCTGTATTTAAACGTACAAGTAGAAGGATAcatttacaaaaggaaaaaagccaaaacaacaaCTCATTCTTATGAATCCATTCATAAAAAGGAAATCCATGACAGGGTCTTGGGGAGGGAGCTGTGGGTGGCTGTGTGTGCAGGGTGGGGTGCAGTGAACGTTGGGGTGACACTGGCTCTGTTCCCTACAGCTGCCGGTGCCACGCAGGGGTGAGCTGCAAAGCTTGGGCAACagtcagcaaagcagcagcaccagcagcaaagcagcctgGAAAGGCTCTTCTTTTATCTGTCCCTTCCTCAGTATGAACAAGAATGTGTTAGGGGCTGAGGCAGGTgtaagaaaaagagggaaaaaaattaaagcaccattaaaaaaatgtgcagagaCACTAACAGGGACCTGTACACTGAGAGCGCCGGCTGCACAGTGTGGCATGAAACTAATGGCATATGCAAAGCTGAGTAATATTGGGCTCTGTATGTGTATGAGGGCAAATCCTAGACCTTCCACAGCCCTTGAaaccaaaattactttttgcagTGCCTCAATAGGCAGACATCCACAGCCACATGTTGTTAGCGTGGAGTGTCTTCAATATTCACTATCCACACACGGCCACCTATAAAGGGCTGAGCAGGACCTTCCAACCTCACTGCATATGCATGAGGGGATTTGTGTAATTGGTTCACTTGTAAGGCCCTCCTAACAGGGCTGTAAAAATAGCTCAGAAGGGTGAAACCATAAATAGAAACAGCACAGGCATTTATTGtgttaaaatgcatattttgcTTTAGCAGGAAGGCATTGTTGTGGTAACAGTTCTGTGGAGTTTATGCAAATCACACACAATCATTTTCCTCCACAACGTGGCACTTGGATGAGTGAACTCCTTTATCAAAAGGGACAGTAGTTTATGACAAATGACAGGAGAAAGTGGGACAATTAGATAAAAAACGTACATTAAATGCAGGGAGAGGAAGTCTCACATTTAACATATGACCATGCTGCAGAATTTGCATACTGCTCTAATTAACACATGCTttctgtgtcactgctgctgtttcagttcTTTTGCAAACAGTCAGCAAATGACCTTATTTATAGCCATAGCTCTTAAAAACATGCCATAGATCATTTGCAAGTCTCTGACTGATACTCTAAATTTGAAGTTTAAAGATCTATTTCCTCAGTGGTCAATGGCCTGATGCTTTAATCATCCTTGATTTCTTTGcaacaagaggaaaaggcaatTGTAGAATTTGTTATGCACGTCATGGTTGTGTCTTTGCCTGAGAAACCCTATTCTATACCTTCTTGTTGCatttgaatttatatttttaactttgtttCTCAAAAATAGAATTTCAACCTGTTCTCAAAAAGAAACTTCTGGTAACTATATGCAtaagcttgggaaaaaaagacaggtcCTGTGGTTGTACATAGGAATGGGCAGGTTCAGGGAGGAAGCTGTGGCAAAGTATGGTAAGtgtaaagtaaaattaatttaactcTTTACATACTCTGGTCGCTTCTTTTTTAACACTTGCATGATGAGAATGACAGACATGTCAGAAGGCAGGCAAAAATACAAAAGGCAACAGAGGCATAACACCATAGAGAATGAAGCCAGGCAAACTATTATTATATAGCATTCATTATTCTATATTATACTATTTAATTTGTTATTATTAACATAACATCTATTAACTTATTGATAGGCCCGGCTGAGAAAtgcaggaaggcagcaaaaGCACCAGACATTGAACTACTTTCCTCCCACTCTCCTTTTTGGGCAAAAATTCTCTAGAATTCACTAGAAATGAATTTTAGAAGGGACAAAGCAATATGATATGTTGACAGCTGTAATAAAAATCCTTCCCTGTTAAAAACCTGTTAGGAAAATGCAGGAATGTTGTGTTCCTGGCACATCACACTCCCTGTGacagaataataatttcttcttatttttcaaagagcACAGTGCAAACAGGCTGGATTGGTAACACTCCCTGCTGGCTACTGGCATCAGTAGCTAGGATAGCCTGGCTCCTGCATCTCACAGCCCAGATTTAACTCCAAGGCCACTCCTAATGGCTTTTAACAATATTTCacacttctctgctgctttattCGAGCTTGCCCAGGTGAGCTTGCCCTGCTTTCTTAAAAGCCActgtttctttccctgttcTTCCCAGCAGTTTGGCCACAGAGAAGCCACAACCCCACTGAGACCTTGGCCTTTCTGGGTGACAGCCCAAGCTGAAGCAGGACAGAGCAGCACAAGGCCCTGGTACTTTCTGTAGTCAGACTAAGAAAAAGAACTTTGGAAATCTTAGGAGGCTTTAAAAATCAGACCCCAGGGGCCAGATCTCTCATGCCAAGGAAGCACATGAGTCCTGCAGCCTTTCTTGAAAGGCTACTACAGGTagtgtttttcatttgtggGGCATGCTGTTAACAAAGGTGTTTTCTAATGATTGTGAGCCAAAACTTGTAATTTAGACCTCAAAGGAGACCCCTATACTATTAAATAACTGGGGAGGTGGATTGGCCACTCATAATCTCTCAGCTGGGATTGGAGTTAATCTAGATTTTGGTCTGACCAAAGCATTTAGCACAGATAATCCCTGTTGTTGTAAAGCTAAGTTTGGTATCTCCTATTAAACAGCTGGGAGCAGATGACTAAAGGGTTTTTAGGTCATTGAAAGCCTCTCCTGGAGACACCCATGACTTCTGGGCAAAGCATTTGAACATATTTCCTATGGGACATTTTGCTTTGATGCAGAAGGAACAGCCCTGACCTTTCTGTACTACCTGGGTTGGCTCAGGGGCTACTTTCTGTAAAATGAAGCCCCAGTTTTTCATCACAGCCTggcagcacacactggtggccCCAAGTGCATTCCCAATtcccagcagcatcagcagatGTAACCAGCATCAAAATGAAGCCCAAAGACTTCAACCATGCTTCTAGGCTCTCTTCAGAAAATCAGAGTGGAGGATATAATCTTTCAGAGCAGACACCTACCTATCATCTGAGCAATCGTCTTCTCATACTCTGAAACTATTTTCCTgtaagagggggaaaaaaaaggcaaatcatTTGGCAAACATCACAATTGCTAATGCTTTCTTAGAATAGAATGCTGTCCAATAACTGAACTATGGTTTCTTCCAAGAGATACAGAACCCCCTCACACTTTTATATGCTTCTCATTACCCaaggaacaaataaaaaagacagtttaaacATTGCACCTGATTTTTAATTCTCCATGTTAATTAATATAGGtaagaggagggaaaaggaattgctttgaaataaattctgttctTTGAAACATGGCCAAAGTACACTACCAATCATTATTTCAATATAAACAGAATCACATTGGTATAATTCAAGAGTTGAAAGGAGTCTCAGTTTTCCATTACTTTCTCCCCTCTTCTCCATGTTtgtgtttgcttatttttcatgtaaatattAAGCAAAGTTCTAACTGGTAGCAAGTAAACCTAATAGGAGTATACTTGGCCCTCATCCAAAATACATCTCATCTTCCACTCTGCAAATGTGACTAAACAATCCATCAGCACTTAGGAGAACAAGACCAAAATATTCAATTATGTGGCACAAAATCCACCCTGTCCTGTTTACCAaatctgtttctgaaacagaggtggcaaaaatgttacttttcagactgttttatttcatacaCTCAGGGTAGGCTTTgaatttccttcttgaaaagAGGTTAGCCAAAATAAGCAGATTAAATGTGATTTAGAAAGATGATCCATCCCTTACTAGAGCCAAATAAAGCTAATGAAATGAGACTAGCTTGATCTGTGCTTAGATTCATGAGCCACCCAGGACTGcctatgaaaaatgaaattacccCACACTTCATCTGAAGTGGAGATCCAAAGGAGCTCACTGGTATTGGGATATATCTCTTTTGAAGTCTTAGAGCTCTTTCACTTGCCCCAGTTtagaccaggctgctgcagTTGGTGAGGTTACAGAAAGGATGTGGGAAATCCTGAGACAGAAGTCAGCCAGGAATAAAGCAGAAACTTGTGGAGCTCCCCACAAATTAATGCAGTAACTCCAGTACTGCCTGTCTCAAATCTGAGCCAGAGAGCCCAGAAATCCTTGGAGGCCACTTGCCCCAAAGGCCAGTAGCCTCTCGCTTGCCCTGGTCCTGCAGagctctcagcagagcaggggttTTACAGCTGCCCACCCCCTGACCTTGCCCAGCCTTCAGGCAGAAAAACACAACCACTGGGATCTTCTCAGATGCTGCTTCCCCTGCTGTCAGTCCTGCTGGTTTAATTGGCTTTTTCAGAAATGGCACTTTGGAGAGCAAAGATAGCCACAAGGATTTTCCCCTAAAAGGAAGGGTTTGGTTTCATGTCCAAAGAAGATTACCTCCAAAGCCTGCTGTAAGCAAGAAGGATTTTAAAGCCATGTCATATCCTTGTAACACCAGGCACTTTTAGGTAGTTCTATCATGCTAGAAAAATGAAGCCAAGGACTCAGGGCAAGGAACATGACATGAAACGTGGTTACAAGACTACAGCActtcccagcctgggct
Protein-coding sequences here:
- the LOC127384621 gene encoding CD59 glycoprotein-like: MWTVFSLVLVSSLFVLKSEALQCYTCVGSSDEDCNRQGTQQCPGHSDACAIIRGQASGMMKSCSFRSFCERAKRDGSRAPGMSVHCCYYNNCNAKSLAVRVTTCTSYISLLLFTLLWHPLLKLT